The region ATCTACGGTGACTCATCAGCACTAAAAGCTTTTAGCCATGCAGATGATATTCTCTCTACGGCAGCAAAAGGTATTGCAGAAATTATAACTGTTGAGGGCGTGGTAAATGTGGATTTTGAGGATGTATTTACAGTAATGCATAAAAGTGGTGTAGCACTTATGGGTAGAGCATCAGCCGAAGGAGAAGATCGCGCGGTTAAGGCTATTCAAAAAGCACTCACCTCCCCCCTGCTCAACAACAATGACATACACGGCTCGAAAAATATGTTACTGCATATTACTTCAGGTGCCGAAGAAGTAACAATGGACGAAATAGGGCAAATTACCGATTATGCGCAGGATGAAGCCGGCCAAAATGCAGATGTGATTTGGGGGCTTAGCGCAGACCCGCAACTCGGCGACAAAGTAGCAGTAACGGTGATTGCAACAGGTTTCGACACCGATGTAATACCGGAAATTTATGCTAAAAGAGCCGACCGCATCGAAAAGGTTACATTAAAACCCGACCCCGGCGAAGAAACCTATGACAATGCCCAGGATGAACAAACTTCTGCATCAGATCAAAAAGAAGAGCATCTGCTTGAAATTGAGGACGCACCAGAAAGAGAAGAAGATGAAATTGCTTTTGTCCCGGAAAATAGCGGTAATGAAAAACAACAAGACCCAGATGGCAGAGAACGAAAAAAAGCAAACACACTATGGGATACCAAAAAGCTTGAAGAACTTGAAGCTGTCCCTGCCTATATCCGCCGCAAAACAAAGCTATCCGGAAACAAAACCACCGATGATAGCGAGGAGGTATCAAGATACACATTAAGCGACGATGAAGATGGTCCTGACATTAATACGGACAATTCATATTTAAACAATAATGTGGATTAAGGGAAAACAATTTATAGTTTTGAATATTAATTTCAAATCATAAAAACCAAAACAATGAGTCTCGAAAAAGATATAACCCAGAAAATGAAAGAGGCCATGAAGGCCAAAGATAAACCAAAGCTTGAAGCCATTAGAGCCATCAAAAATGCCATTCTGCAAGAAAAAACAAAGGCTGGCGGAGGTGATGAGATTGACCAAGCCACTGAAATGAAAATGCTGCAGAAACTGGTTAAGCAGCGCGAAGATTCAGCTGAGATATACAAAAAAGAAGACCGGAATGAACTGGCTGAAAAAGAACTTTTTGAGGCCAATATCATTAAAGAGTTTCTACCTGAGCAACTTTCTGAAGATGAAATCAGAGCAGAAATTGAAAAAATTATTACTGAAACCGGCGCCTCATCAATGAAAGACATGGGTAAAGTAATGGGCATGGCCAACAAGCAAATGGCCGGCCGGGCTGATGGAAAATTAATATCTGAAATTGTAAAAGCTAAATTGCAATAACTTTCTTTAGATTTAGAAAAGCGCCGGATGCAACCATTCGGCGCTTTTTTTGTTTAATGGTAGGATTTGTTTCCCGATGTCAGGTTCAACGAATAGCGTATTTTAAAAATTAAATTTGACACACAATGTTATTTTGTCTAATTTAGTTGAGGGGAGATTACTGGGTATTAATTTAAATATACCGCAATGTCAAAAAATCCGGGGCAACCAACCATTACCAAAAGCCCGCAAGAGAAGGAAATTAAAATTAACAACCTCACCATCACGTACAAGGACAATGGTGTAAAGGGCGACCCTATTGTGTTTCTGCACAGTAGTTCACTTTCATCAGACACCTTTGAAAATCAGTTTTCAGCGAAAGAATTTCAAAATCACAGGCTTTTAGCTCCCGATTTACCAGGGCACGGCAAGAGTAAACCACCTTCAGATCCGGACTTATTCTATACCATTGAGGGCCTCACACAAACCATGGTTAACTGGCTTGATGAACTGAAAATCACAAATACAATTATGGTAGGGCATGGCCTCGGAGGACATCTTTTACTCAGCGCATGGCCACAAATACAGGACCGATGTAAGGCCCTGGTTATTTTCGGCACCCCACCTTTCAGTAAACCCTCTTTTTTAGAACACAGCCATTATGACCACCCCGCCTATTCATTAACGTATCAGGCTAAACTCAATAATGAACAGTTAAATCAGTTAGCCAGTATTTTCGTTAAAAAAGGGAGCTTAAAACCCAGGGTCATACTTGAAAGTATTAAAAAATCAGACCCGGCCATGCGACCAATTCTCGGAGCTTCGGTTTCGGAACCGGCCAACCTGAGCGATGAAGCAGAGAACCTGAAGCACCTTACACAGCCCATAGCTATTCTACTGGGGCGCTACGATCAAATGGTCAAAAGAACATATTTTGATCGCTTTGAAATTCCGACCCTTTGGAGAAAAAAGGTGCAGCTTATAGACAATGCCGGTCACTGCCCGCAAATTGAAAACCCAACTCAATTCAATCAATTTTTACAACAATTTTTGATTGACCAGCTTATTTAATTTTTTATTAAAGCTAATTTCCTATGATCGCCATTGGAGTATTTTTAATCGACTCCCGGGGTTATAGCTCACTATTTTTTCCTATATTCAAAATAAAAAGTATCCATGAATCATCATTTACATAATAAAAACATCATAATTACCGGGGCAAGCCGGGGAATAGGACTTGCAACAGCTCAATTATTTGCTAAAAAAGGCGCTCGGGTTATTATGGTAGCACGCAACCAGGAAAACCTGGATAAAGCTGCTCTCGAGACAAAGGGCGAAACCTTTACTTATTCGGCAGATATGGCAAAAGTGGAGGACATCAAAAAGCTGGCTGCTTTTGTTAGCGAAAAATTCGGGCACCTTGATGTACTGGTAAACAATGCCGGCACCAACATTCGCAAACCTGTAAAAGATATCTCTGATGGCGAATTTGAGCAAATTATGAACACCAACCTCCGCTCGGCATATGAGCTTACCAGAATGCTGTATCCGACACTAAAAAAGGCCAAACAGGGCAATGTCATTTTCATGAGCTCTGTAGCAGGCCTCACCCACTTGCGCACAGGCGCCCTTTATGCCATGAGCAAAGCCGCAATGAACCAGCTCACAAAAAATCTCGCTGTCGAATGGGCCACAGATGGTATTCGCGTAAATGGTATTGCACCATGGTACATTGCCACTCGGCTGGCGAAACAAGTACTGCAGAATGAACAATACAAAACAGAAGTACTGAACAGAACGCCAATGAAACGTATCGGCGAACCACATGAAGTAGCATCTGTTGTAGAATTTTTGAGCTCCCCGGGTGCCGGATACATTACCGGTCAAACCATTGCTGTAGATGGTGGGTTTTCAATTTACGGGTTTTGAAACCATTTCAAAACCACACCCCGACAAAAAGAGCACCTACGCTTTTTTCGCGTGCAGGACCAATGGCATTTGTGAATTAGAAAATGCAGCTTTATTGTATGAGCTATACATTTCCACATATTTAAAACCTGCCTTGTGTAGCAATTCACGTAATTCTTCAGGCCTTAAAGCAAAAAGCGGAGTTGTGTTTTGGATTTTCTGACCCGATTGTTTTACGGTCAGTTCAGTATCGAAATCTACTAAGCGGCTATTTTTGCGGAAAGCATACTTTCGCCTGAAACGCACATAATCGTTTTCAATTAACGGCAATTCATCTATCTCTTCATCAAGAATATAGTTGTAGTTCAATATTTGAATGGCAAGACCGGCATTGCTGTTCAATAAATTGTAAGCCTGGGTCAAAAAACTCAATATATCACCAATTGATTGTAAATGCACCAAAGTATTTCCGTAGCAAATAATTAAATCGTATTGGTTTGTCCCAAACTGTTTCTCCATTTTTAGCATATCGCCCACGAAAAAAGAATTGGAGCGGCTCCGCGATTTAGCCTTAGCCTGTTCAATCATTTCCCCATCAAGGTCGAACGCATCAATGTGCCTGCATGAAGCCTCCAATGCAATAGCCATGTTACCAGTTGCACAACCAGCGTCCAGAACTACAGAATTAGCAGTTACAAGCTCTCTTGTGAAATTCAGCGCAGGTTGCTGAAGCGGAAAAATGTGATCGTAAAATGGTGCTATAGAATGGTAAAATTTACTTTTAGTCATATCACATACTTTACCAATCTAATGAACTGAAATGGTATTTTGTTTTAAACTGATTCAGGAATAAAAACTTTAAAAAGATTTTCGGTAATCAGCTACTTAATATGCCCTTTCATTCTTTCCTTCGATAAAATTTATAAACGACTGATTTACAACCTTATTACCACCCGATGTTGGGTAATTACCTGTAAAATACCAATCGCCTTTATCATTAGGTATTGCTTTATGCAGGTTTTCGATAGATTGATAAACAACTTTTACCTCAGCATTTATTCCACCATGCATCAATTCGGCAATTTTATCTGATATCTCCTGGGCTTTAAACGGTGCATAAATCTCCTTCACATGATTTTTTACCTGCTCTTTAGGTAAATGCTCCTGCTCCTTACACTTTTTATACACTTCGTTAATAATAAAATATTGCCCCCGATCTTTCAACAACCCTATTGCCGCATTAAAGGCAATAAAATCAGACAGTTTGGCCATATCAATACCATAGCAATCGGGATAACGGATTTGTGGAGAAGATGATACCACAACAATACGCTTCGGATTCAAGCGGTCTAAAATGCGCAAAATACTGCGGCGCAATGTGGTTCCACGCACAATAGAATCATCTATAACCACCAGGTT is a window of Salinivirga cyanobacteriivorans DNA encoding:
- the ftsZ gene encoding cell division protein FtsZ — encoded protein: MNDDNLMQFDLPQNRSSIIKVIGVGGGGGNAVNYMYEQGINEVDFVVCNTDAQDLAKSPIPVKVQLGESLTGGRGAGSKPDKGRQAAIESLEQLSEILESNTKMVFITAGMGGGTGTGAAPVIAEEAQKKGILTIGIVTIPFLFEGKRRINQAVEGIERMKEHVDSLLVINNEKLREIYGDSSALKAFSHADDILSTAAKGIAEIITVEGVVNVDFEDVFTVMHKSGVALMGRASAEGEDRAVKAIQKALTSPLLNNNDIHGSKNMLLHITSGAEEVTMDEIGQITDYAQDEAGQNADVIWGLSADPQLGDKVAVTVIATGFDTDVIPEIYAKRADRIEKVTLKPDPGEETYDNAQDEQTSASDQKEEHLLEIEDAPEREEDEIAFVPENSGNEKQQDPDGRERKKANTLWDTKKLEELEAVPAYIRRKTKLSGNKTTDDSEEVSRYTLSDDEDGPDINTDNSYLNNNVD
- a CDS encoding GatB/YqeY domain-containing protein, with the translated sequence MSLEKDITQKMKEAMKAKDKPKLEAIRAIKNAILQEKTKAGGGDEIDQATEMKMLQKLVKQREDSAEIYKKEDRNELAEKELFEANIIKEFLPEQLSEDEIRAEIEKIITETGASSMKDMGKVMGMANKQMAGRADGKLISEIVKAKLQ
- a CDS encoding alpha/beta fold hydrolase, whose translation is MSKNPGQPTITKSPQEKEIKINNLTITYKDNGVKGDPIVFLHSSSLSSDTFENQFSAKEFQNHRLLAPDLPGHGKSKPPSDPDLFYTIEGLTQTMVNWLDELKITNTIMVGHGLGGHLLLSAWPQIQDRCKALVIFGTPPFSKPSFLEHSHYDHPAYSLTYQAKLNNEQLNQLASIFVKKGSLKPRVILESIKKSDPAMRPILGASVSEPANLSDEAENLKHLTQPIAILLGRYDQMVKRTYFDRFEIPTLWRKKVQLIDNAGHCPQIENPTQFNQFLQQFLIDQLI
- a CDS encoding glucose 1-dehydrogenase: MNHHLHNKNIIITGASRGIGLATAQLFAKKGARVIMVARNQENLDKAALETKGETFTYSADMAKVEDIKKLAAFVSEKFGHLDVLVNNAGTNIRKPVKDISDGEFEQIMNTNLRSAYELTRMLYPTLKKAKQGNVIFMSSVAGLTHLRTGALYAMSKAAMNQLTKNLAVEWATDGIRVNGIAPWYIATRLAKQVLQNEQYKTEVLNRTPMKRIGEPHEVASVVEFLSSPGAGYITGQTIAVDGGFSIYGF
- a CDS encoding class I SAM-dependent DNA methyltransferase — translated: MTKSKFYHSIAPFYDHIFPLQQPALNFTRELVTANSVVLDAGCATGNMAIALEASCRHIDAFDLDGEMIEQAKAKSRSRSNSFFVGDMLKMEKQFGTNQYDLIICYGNTLVHLQSIGDILSFLTQAYNLLNSNAGLAIQILNYNYILDEEIDELPLIENDYVRFRRKYAFRKNSRLVDFDTELTVKQSGQKIQNTTPLFALRPEELRELLHKAGFKYVEMYSSYNKAAFSNSQMPLVLHAKKA